The following are encoded in a window of Ignicoccus islandicus DSM 13165 genomic DNA:
- the trpS gene encoding tryptophan--tRNA ligase, with protein MPNANALEKITDYDRLVEIFGVSKISKELLKELPSTHKLLEIGYIFAHRDFDKLIAQWKKGEKFAILTGRGPSNALHLGHLLIFEFVKWLQDTFKVPVFIPLSDDEKYVFRKVNTLKDSLYYAYDNALDIAALGFDERDTNFFISSKLLDVYQLAITLSRHVTLNEVKAVFGFSDSDNPGKYFYSCIQAAHILYPTWKKGFRSLVPIAIDQDPYIRLSRDIAERIKLPKPAAIHSKYLPGLTGEPMSASKPETAIFIDDDPYQIKSKIWRALTGGQPTIKEQREKGGNPDKCIVFKWLETFVLTPHEALEWKEKCRSGQILCGECKRKLFEGLARKLYEHHKSKLKVISKAEKYFIHEVDWGMIEKIEEKEKALIERYEESAKDLNLSL; from the coding sequence ATGCCAAATGCTAATGCTTTAGAAAAGATAACCGATTACGATCGATTGGTTGAGATTTTTGGTGTATCGAAAATATCGAAAGAGTTACTGAAAGAGCTTCCTAGTACCCATAAGTTGCTCGAAATAGGATATATATTTGCGCATAGAGATTTCGATAAACTCATAGCTCAATGGAAGAAGGGAGAAAAGTTCGCTATACTAACGGGTCGAGGTCCATCGAATGCACTTCACCTAGGTCATTTGTTGATATTCGAGTTCGTCAAGTGGTTACAAGATACGTTCAAAGTTCCAGTCTTTATACCACTTAGCGATGACGAAAAATACGTTTTTAGGAAGGTAAATACTCTTAAGGATTCCCTTTATTACGCGTACGATAATGCGCTCGACATTGCCGCTCTTGGGTTCGATGAAAGAGATACAAATTTCTTTATATCATCAAAACTCTTGGACGTTTATCAATTGGCAATTACATTATCGCGACATGTGACCTTAAACGAAGTTAAAGCTGTGTTTGGTTTCAGCGATAGCGATAACCCTGGTAAGTATTTCTATTCGTGCATCCAAGCTGCACACATATTATACCCGACATGGAAGAAGGGATTTAGAAGCTTGGTTCCAATAGCGATCGATCAAGACCCTTATATAAGACTAAGTAGGGACATTGCGGAACGCATAAAGCTTCCAAAGCCAGCCGCAATCCACAGTAAGTACTTACCCGGATTAACCGGGGAACCAATGAGTGCAAGTAAACCGGAAACAGCCATTTTCATCGATGACGATCCATATCAAATAAAGAGCAAAATATGGAGGGCCCTTACCGGAGGTCAGCCAACAATAAAAGAGCAAAGAGAAAAGGGTGGTAACCCGGATAAGTGCATTGTATTTAAGTGGCTCGAAACCTTCGTTTTAACTCCCCACGAGGCTCTAGAATGGAAAGAAAAGTGTAGGTCAGGTCAAATACTATGTGGTGAATGTAAGAGAAAACTATTTGAAGGGCTTGCGAGAAAGCTCTATGAACATCACAAATCCAAGTTGAAGGTAATATCGAAAGCGGAAAAGTACTTCATACATGAGGTCGATTGGGGTATGATTGAGAAAATCGAAGAGAAGGAAAAAGCTCTTATAGAGAGATACGAAGAAAGCGCAAAAGATCTCAATCTTTCCTTATGA
- a CDS encoding 50S ribosomal protein L35ae gives MEAIITSYRRGSNDQNVHQVLVRFPSVNDAKMALGKRIIYEDSKGNKYVGKVLRLHGRKGVAIAVFKPNLPGQALGKVARIE, from the coding sequence ATGGAAGCCATAATTACATCGTATAGAAGGGGATCTAACGATCAAAACGTACACCAAGTACTCGTAAGGTTTCCAAGCGTTAACGATGCCAAAATGGCTCTAGGTAAAAGAATAATATATGAAGATAGTAAAGGGAACAAATACGTAGGCAAGGTACTAAGGCTCCACGGTAGAAAGGGTGTCGCGATAGCCGTTTTCAAACCCAATCTACCGGGTCAAGCATTGGGAAAAGTTGCAAGAATAGAGTAA
- a CDS encoding DNA-directed RNA polymerase subunit P, giving the protein MSVVYKCARCGKTVTPDELERMRMGVKCPYCYYKVLYKIRTKGTVYVKAI; this is encoded by the coding sequence ATGAGCGTTGTCTATAAATGTGCCAGATGTGGGAAAACAGTCACACCCGATGAGTTAGAGAGAATGAGAATGGGTGTTAAGTGCCCGTATTGCTATTATAAGGTCTTGTACAAGATCCGTACGAAGGGTACCGTCTACGTCAAAGCTATATAG
- a CDS encoding replication factor C small subunit: MSSAYDLLWAEKYRPKSLDEIVDQEEVVARLKKFVEEKNIPHMLFAGPPGTGKTTAALALAHDLYGDNYRQYLMELNASDERGIDVIRTKVKEFARSRTPPDIPFKIVLLDEADNMTADAQQALRRLMETFSATTRFILIANFPSKIIEPIQSRCAYFRFKPLPKDKVVERLMYICKNENVRCEKEALEEIYHISEGDMRRAINILQAAAALGEVTRDNVYKAIGYAHPEKIRDVLMKAISGDFTGAANALREIMIEYGLSGVDIIKAIHREIMGNKIPLDERLKVLIADYAGEVQFRMVEGADDEIQLWAFLAKLALLGPKFKRRS; encoded by the coding sequence ATGTCTAGCGCTTACGATCTTTTATGGGCAGAAAAGTACAGGCCTAAGAGCCTAGACGAAATCGTCGATCAAGAAGAAGTCGTTGCTCGTTTAAAGAAATTCGTTGAAGAAAAAAACATCCCTCACATGCTATTTGCAGGACCGCCTGGAACTGGTAAAACTACGGCCGCACTGGCATTAGCCCATGACCTCTATGGCGATAATTATCGCCAATATCTAATGGAACTTAACGCAAGTGATGAAAGAGGTATTGACGTTATTAGGACTAAGGTAAAGGAATTTGCACGTTCCAGAACGCCCCCAGATATTCCTTTCAAAATAGTCTTATTGGACGAAGCCGACAACATGACTGCCGATGCCCAGCAAGCTCTTAGAAGACTCATGGAAACCTTCTCTGCTACAACGCGTTTTATACTCATTGCGAACTTCCCGAGCAAGATTATCGAGCCTATTCAATCGAGGTGTGCTTACTTTAGGTTCAAACCTCTACCAAAGGACAAGGTTGTTGAAAGACTTATGTACATCTGCAAAAACGAAAACGTAAGATGCGAAAAAGAGGCACTGGAGGAAATATACCATATATCGGAAGGTGACATGAGAAGAGCAATAAACATTCTCCAAGCAGCGGCAGCCTTAGGGGAAGTAACCCGCGATAACGTTTATAAGGCAATAGGCTACGCCCATCCCGAGAAGATAAGAGATGTTTTAATGAAAGCTATATCTGGTGACTTTACTGGTGCAGCAAACGCTCTAAGGGAGATAATGATAGAATACGGCTTGTCGGGAGTAGATATAATTAAAGCTATCCACCGAGAGATAATGGGTAATAAAATCCCATTGGATGAGAGACTCAAGGTCTTAATTGCTGACTACGCTGGCGAAGTGCAATTTAGAATGGTCGAAGGCGCCGATGATGAAATACAGCTCTGGGCCTTTTTAGCTAAGTTAGCCCTCTTAGGTCCTAAGTTTAAGAGGAGGAGTTAA
- the rimI gene encoding ribosomal protein S18-alanine N-acetyltransferase, with the protein MLDLQRIYEIEKRSFDHPYPPQVLLSHIILHYDTSIVALIGDEIVGYAFSAVEVKRGKRCIHLLNIAVDPKFQGIGIGKAMLERIVEIACEKGIDCIVLEVSVANQRAIKFYEANGFKKVDLLKNYYPWGEDAYLMIRNIVKCRA; encoded by the coding sequence ATTTTAGACCTTCAAAGGATATACGAAATAGAAAAAAGGTCCTTCGATCACCCATATCCACCTCAAGTTTTGCTAAGTCATATAATACTACACTATGACACGAGCATTGTTGCACTCATTGGCGATGAGATAGTTGGATATGCTTTTTCAGCAGTCGAAGTAAAGAGAGGAAAGCGTTGCATACACCTCTTGAATATAGCAGTAGATCCCAAATTTCAAGGAATTGGAATAGGAAAAGCAATGCTTGAAAGAATAGTTGAGATAGCATGTGAGAAAGGTATCGATTGTATTGTACTCGAAGTGAGTGTAGCTAATCAAAGAGCTATTAAATTCTATGAAGCAAATGGTTTTAAAAAAGTTGACTTACTAAAGAATTATTACCCCTGGGGTGAAGATGCGTACCTTATGATCAGAAACATAGTCAAATGTCGAGCTTGA
- a CDS encoding MBL fold metallo-hydrolase, producing the protein MRRPSTYLVECGNDAIFIDTGSIEAVIEGIRRVRKVSTVLISHAHLDHWSGINNLRWGPKVPVYLTKETLEHRYFSEIREAPFSLVLNTVEPFREFEVGNVKITPFPLLHIEGTVGFLIKCHDVNLAYALDTKGLPKETINFLVENETKYLIIDSSLRPGEDGNHNSYLDAITIAKEIGAQLTFLVHLLPHLTENEIIEAANNYGVLIRIPDDGETFQLT; encoded by the coding sequence TTGAGAAGGCCTAGTACGTACCTCGTGGAATGTGGAAACGACGCAATATTTATCGATACCGGATCAATAGAAGCGGTCATTGAAGGCATCAGGAGAGTAAGGAAAGTGAGTACCGTATTAATTTCTCATGCACATCTCGATCACTGGTCTGGAATAAACAATCTTCGTTGGGGACCTAAGGTACCAGTCTATCTAACAAAGGAAACGCTAGAACATCGTTATTTTTCTGAAATACGAGAAGCACCTTTCTCCTTAGTCCTAAATACGGTTGAACCCTTTAGGGAATTTGAAGTCGGTAACGTTAAAATAACGCCATTCCCATTGTTGCATATCGAAGGAACGGTAGGCTTCCTCATTAAGTGTCACGATGTGAACCTAGCTTACGCCCTTGACACGAAGGGTCTACCTAAAGAGACAATAAATTTCTTAGTTGAAAACGAAACCAAATATCTAATAATAGATAGTTCACTAAGACCGGGCGAAGACGGTAACCACAATTCTTATTTGGATGCAATAACTATAGCTAAGGAAATAGGGGCACAACTAACCTTCCTCGTCCACCTCCTCCCTCATTTAACGGAAAACGAAATTATCGAGGCAGCCAATAATTACGGCGTGCTCATTAGAATACCAGATGACGGAGAAACGTTTCAACTTACATAA
- the yciH gene encoding stress response translation initiation inhibitor YciH, with translation MTMLDPSVCGGLPPELCEQLMLEQEELIRIRLEKRKWGREVTIIEGLKMDETRLKKLAKELKSKLATGGTVKNGRIELQGDHRNRVKEILEEMGYSPDNIVIVG, from the coding sequence ATGACTATGCTAGATCCCTCAGTATGCGGTGGCCTGCCCCCAGAACTATGTGAACAGTTAATGCTCGAACAAGAGGAACTAATCAGAATAAGACTAGAGAAAAGGAAATGGGGGAGAGAAGTTACAATAATTGAAGGACTCAAAATGGACGAAACCAGACTTAAGAAACTAGCAAAAGAACTAAAGAGTAAGCTAGCGACCGGCGGGACAGTGAAAAATGGACGAATAGAACTGCAAGGCGATCATCGGAATCGAGTAAAGGAAATATTGGAAGAAATGGGGTACTCCCCCGATAACATAGTTATAGTAGGGTGA
- a CDS encoding replication factor C large subunit, giving the protein MGNKLPWIIKYRPKSIEEVVDQEKAKEVLIPWIQKWLQGSIPDKKAALLWGPPGTGKTSLVEAIANEYNLEKIELNASDFRRKSDIERIAIVAATKKPLPPKRGRIVLLDEVDGLSPRGDEGAITAILELVKKARNPVIMTANDPWGQHLRPLRDVCLLVEFKRIPKTKALPYLMKICEAEGIFCEKEALSYIWEKNRGDLRACINDMQSIAEAFGKITLELVKTMIVERDRELTPWEMLQALFYAKYAWQAKKAITSVDLDYDTLFLWIAENVPRQYGDDPEDLWRGVEALSRADVYYGRIKRKLQWNLLPYFFEALGPGVALAKEKYHRRAKWSYPEKLVLLARTKEERRIREELASLLSRTEHVSKNYVKAELIPLLKFIAEKNPSYFAKLALGLRLTDEMIKYLSRKNYKLIIEYKEKLLKELEETTKSRKSQETRGKVDESESKTPLKETASGERKETGKESKGKKSDKSKKSKTGGLSLLDFIRKD; this is encoded by the coding sequence ATGGGGAACAAGTTACCTTGGATAATAAAGTATCGTCCCAAGTCCATTGAAGAAGTAGTTGACCAAGAAAAAGCTAAAGAAGTACTTATACCATGGATTCAGAAATGGCTCCAAGGAAGTATACCAGACAAGAAGGCAGCGTTACTTTGGGGTCCTCCAGGTACGGGAAAGACGAGCCTGGTTGAAGCGATAGCAAATGAATACAATTTAGAGAAAATAGAATTAAACGCAAGCGACTTCAGACGTAAAAGTGATATAGAAAGAATAGCTATTGTAGCAGCTACTAAGAAACCCTTACCCCCCAAAAGAGGAAGAATAGTGTTATTGGACGAAGTAGATGGGTTGTCCCCAAGGGGAGATGAGGGGGCGATTACAGCAATTCTAGAGCTAGTAAAGAAAGCTAGGAACCCTGTGATCATGACAGCCAATGATCCTTGGGGTCAGCATCTGAGACCCCTTCGAGACGTGTGTCTACTAGTGGAGTTTAAGAGAATACCGAAAACGAAGGCACTCCCATACCTCATGAAGATATGTGAAGCTGAAGGTATATTTTGCGAGAAGGAAGCACTTTCATATATATGGGAGAAAAATAGAGGTGACTTGAGAGCTTGTATAAACGATATGCAGTCAATAGCAGAGGCATTCGGTAAAATAACCTTAGAGCTAGTCAAGACAATGATAGTTGAACGTGATAGAGAGTTAACCCCATGGGAAATGCTCCAAGCACTCTTTTATGCGAAGTATGCATGGCAAGCGAAGAAGGCAATTACGAGCGTTGATTTGGACTATGACACACTATTTCTCTGGATCGCTGAGAACGTTCCTAGACAGTACGGAGATGATCCCGAAGATTTGTGGCGCGGTGTAGAGGCCTTATCTAGAGCAGACGTGTACTATGGAAGGATAAAGAGGAAACTCCAGTGGAACTTACTGCCTTATTTCTTTGAGGCCCTAGGGCCTGGAGTTGCTCTAGCTAAGGAGAAATATCATCGCAGAGCCAAATGGAGCTACCCAGAAAAACTCGTTTTATTAGCACGAACTAAAGAAGAAAGGAGAATTAGAGAGGAGCTGGCATCGTTGCTTTCACGCACTGAGCACGTTTCGAAAAACTATGTTAAAGCTGAGCTCATACCTCTCCTCAAGTTCATTGCAGAAAAAAATCCTTCGTACTTCGCAAAACTTGCCTTGGGTCTCCGTCTGACGGACGAGATGATAAAGTACTTATCAAGAAAGAATTATAAACTAATAATTGAATACAAAGAGAAGTTATTAAAGGAGCTTGAAGAAACAACTAAGTCTCGTAAGTCACAGGAGACGCGAGGAAAAGTTGATGAAAGCGAGTCAAAGACTCCTTTAAAAGAAACGGCTTCGGGTGAACGCAAGGAAACAGGTAAGGAATCGAAAGGAAAGAAATCAGATAAATCAAAGAAATCGAAGACTGGTGGTCTAAGTTTGTTAGACTTCATAAGGAAAGATTGA